A portion of the Anaerolineae bacterium genome contains these proteins:
- a CDS encoding tetratricopeptide repeat protein, with amino-acid sequence MSHKKNKREKIKIASGKMGNLPFDIDTEIKKAFQYHQSGQFEKAQEIYKEILEINPNHSDSLHLSGIIAHQSGKNDIAANLINRAIQTRPEEPVYYLSLGSVYKSQGSLDEAILSYQKALELNPDYAEAYNNMGNAVKAQGRLDEAILHYKKALELKPNYAEAYSNLGIAFYPQGKLDEAIWNYQKALQLNPDLVEVWDSLGVAFYAQDRLDEAVSCFQKALELNPDYAKAYNNLGIAFYPQGKLDEAILHYKKALELNPDYAEAYNNLGAVFKSQSRINEAISCYQKALQIKPDFVAAHSNLLYVSNYHESIDSVQLFLDHKQWAKLHALPLSNTIQPHLNDRSPERRLRVGYVSPDFCMHPVVNFIEPILASHDRSVFEIFCYSDVVCPDAATDHLKSLAGCWRDIAGMSDEQVADLVHKDEIDILVDLAGHTAYNRMLLFARKPAPIQATYLGYPNTTGLSTMDYRITDSWADPSGQTDHLYTEELVRLPHCFLCYRLPGTCPETTKLPALTNRQITFGSFNNLAKVTPEVIALWSAILEAVPDARMIMKSKPLADKNTRQHIREMFVKNGVTAARVNLIGFTSTFAEHLELYNSVDIGLDTFPYNGATTTCEALLMGVPVIVLAGQTHGSRVWVSLLSNMGLPELIAKTTEDYVEKAVKLAGDLKCLEKLRTNLRDMMSHSALTDAHCFTCALEDAFRKMWGHWCGQYQSRKVSISSKPSVSEQASAINQNGEDFFIRKLHIGGKAFHPEWEVINAVPAKSVDHVGDAKNLSRFGDEIFLEIYASHVLEHFDYVSELDAVLKEWARVLQPGGKLYISVPDMDKLANLFLMKDKLNLQERFHVMRMMFGGQTSAYDYHKVGFNREILETFLIKAGFINLRVVDDFGIFKDTSTMKFHGIPISLNIMAQKAAVPPGENT; translated from the coding sequence ATGAGCCATAAAAAGAATAAGAGAGAAAAAATTAAAATAGCATCCGGAAAGATGGGCAATTTGCCCTTTGATATTGATACCGAAATAAAAAAGGCTTTTCAGTACCATCAATCTGGGCAATTTGAAAAGGCTCAAGAAATTTATAAAGAAATACTTGAAATTAATCCAAATCATTCAGACTCCTTGCACCTGTCAGGCATTATAGCACATCAGTCCGGCAAAAATGATATTGCAGCAAACCTGATCAACAGAGCCATTCAAACACGCCCTGAAGAACCAGTTTATTATCTCAGTCTTGGCAGCGTATATAAATCTCAAGGCAGCTTAGACGAAGCGATCTTAAGTTATCAAAAGGCTCTGGAGTTAAATCCGGACTATGCAGAAGCATACAATAACATGGGTAATGCGGTTAAAGCTCAGGGCAGGTTAGACGAAGCGATCTTGCATTATAAAAAAGCCCTGGAGTTAAAGCCGAACTATGCGGAGGCATACAGCAATCTTGGTATTGCGTTTTATCCTCAGGGCAAATTAGACGAAGCGATTTGGAATTATCAAAAGGCTTTGCAGTTAAATCCGGACTTAGTTGAGGTCTGGGATAGTCTGGGTGTTGCGTTTTATGCTCAGGACAGGTTAGACGAAGCGGTTTCGTGTTTTCAAAAGGCTCTGGAGTTAAATCCGGACTACGCAAAGGCATACAACAACCTTGGTATTGCATTTTATCCTCAAGGCAAATTAGACGAAGCGATTTTGCATTACAAAAAAGCCCTGGAGTTAAATCCAGACTACGCAGAAGCATACAACAACCTTGGAGCCGTATTCAAAAGTCAATCCAGGATAAACGAAGCGATTTCGTGTTATCAAAAAGCATTGCAGATAAAACCGGATTTTGTGGCCGCGCATTCCAACCTTCTCTATGTCTCAAACTACCATGAATCTATAGATTCAGTGCAGTTGTTTCTGGATCATAAGCAATGGGCTAAACTTCATGCTTTGCCCCTGTCCAATACAATACAACCCCACCTCAACGATAGATCACCAGAACGCCGTCTTCGAGTTGGTTATGTTTCACCTGATTTTTGTATGCATCCTGTTGTCAACTTTATAGAACCCATACTTGCATCACATGATCGTTCTGTTTTTGAAATTTTTTGTTACTCTGATGTTGTCTGTCCCGATGCAGCTACAGATCATCTTAAGAGCCTGGCAGGTTGCTGGAGGGATATTGCTGGAATGTCCGACGAACAGGTTGCTGACCTGGTACATAAAGACGAAATAGATATTCTCGTTGATCTTGCAGGACACACTGCCTATAATCGAATGCTGCTATTTGCCCGCAAGCCTGCTCCGATCCAGGCAACGTACCTTGGGTATCCAAACACCACGGGTCTTTCAACCATGGACTATCGAATTACAGATTCATGGGCCGACCCCTCTGGACAAACAGATCACCTTTATACAGAGGAACTGGTGCGTTTGCCGCACTGTTTTTTGTGTTATAGACTGCCAGGCACCTGCCCTGAAACGACAAAGCTTCCTGCTCTCACGAATCGGCAAATCACGTTCGGGTCTTTTAACAATCTCGCCAAAGTAACACCGGAAGTTATTGCGCTGTGGTCTGCCATTTTAGAGGCAGTGCCCGATGCCCGGATGATTATGAAATCCAAGCCGCTTGCTGATAAAAATACGCGGCAGCACATAAGAGAAATGTTCGTTAAAAATGGTGTTACCGCTGCACGGGTAAATTTAATTGGATTTACATCAACTTTTGCCGAACATTTAGAGCTTTATAACAGCGTTGATATCGGGCTTGACACGTTCCCGTACAATGGGGCTACGACGACTTGCGAAGCATTGTTGATGGGCGTACCCGTGATTGTGCTGGCAGGACAGACTCATGGGTCCCGTGTGTGGGTGAGTTTATTGTCAAATATGGGACTGCCGGAACTCATTGCGAAAACGACTGAAGACTATGTGGAAAAAGCGGTGAAACTGGCCGGCGACTTGAAATGTCTCGAAAAGTTGCGAACAAATTTGCGTGATATGATGTCACATTCAGCCTTAACTGATGCCCACTGTTTTACCTGTGCCCTGGAAGATGCTTTCCGAAAGATGTGGGGGCACTGGTGCGGTCAATATCAATCTCGGAAAGTGTCTATAAGCTCCAAGCCGTCTGTTTCAGAACAGGCATCTGCTATCAATCAAAATGGTGAAGATTTTTTCATCAGAAAACTTCATATCGGAGGGAAGGCTTTCCACCCGGAATGGGAAGTAATCAATGCCGTGCCCGCTAAATCTGTGGATCATGTTGGCGATGCCAAAAATCTATCACGGTTTGGTGATGAGATTTTTTTAGAGATTTACGCCTCACATGTGCTGGAACATTTCGATTATGTAAGCGAACTTGATGCAGTCCTCAAGGAGTGGGCCCGTGTGCTTCAGCCCGGTGGCAAGCTTTATATCAGCGTTCCCGACATGGACAAGCTTGCCAATCTGTTTCTGATGAAGGACAAACTAAACTTGCAGGAACGCTTCCACGTAATGCGCATGATGTTTGGGGGCCAAACCAGCGCCTATGATTACCATAAGGTTGGATTTAACCGGGAGATTCTGGAAACATTTCTGATAAAGGCAGGGTTCATTAACCTGAGAGTGGTTGATGATTTCGGGATCTTCAAAGACACCAGCACAATGAAATTTCACGGAATCCCAATCAGTCTTAATATTATGGCCCAAAAAGCTGCGGTTCCACCCGGAGAAAACACGTAA